From the Cryptomeria japonica chromosome 2, Sugi_1.0, whole genome shotgun sequence genome, one window contains:
- the LOC131047108 gene encoding protein SENESCENCE-ASSOCIATED GENE 21, mitochondrial-like isoform X1, whose translation MAKSILRVKVVSAEALSSSKIEGTGLPSLTRLRCFSDSAPKAELPVEKGIDEEAQQRKSGDNNVRQRAAWMPDPVTGNFIPEDHFGEVDIAELREDILRRHSLSKRKPPT comes from the exons ATGGCGAAATCAATATTGAGAGTGAAAGTTGTATCTGCTGAAGCCTTGTCCTCCTCCAAGATTGAGGGCACTGGCCTCCCAAGTTTAACACG CCTGAGATGTTTCAGTGATTCTGCACCAAAAGCTGAGTTGCCGGTTGAAAAGGGTATTGATGAAGAGgcacaacaaaggaaaagtggagaTAATAATGTGAGACAGCGAGCAGCATGGATGCCTGACCCAGTGACTGGCAATTTTATTCCAGAAGACCATTTTGGTGAAGTTGATATTGCTGAACTCAGGGAAGACATTCTGAGGCGTCACTCTCTCTCCAAACGCAAACCCCCAACTTAA
- the LOC131047108 gene encoding protein SENESCENCE-ASSOCIATED GENE 21, mitochondrial-like isoform X2 has product MAKSILRVKVVSAEALSSSKIEGTGLPSLTRDSAPKAELPVEKGIDEEAQQRKSGDNNVRQRAAWMPDPVTGNFIPEDHFGEVDIAELREDILRRHSLSKRKPPT; this is encoded by the exons ATGGCGAAATCAATATTGAGAGTGAAAGTTGTATCTGCTGAAGCCTTGTCCTCCTCCAAGATTGAGGGCACTGGCCTCCCAAGTTTAACACG TGATTCTGCACCAAAAGCTGAGTTGCCGGTTGAAAAGGGTATTGATGAAGAGgcacaacaaaggaaaagtggagaTAATAATGTGAGACAGCGAGCAGCATGGATGCCTGACCCAGTGACTGGCAATTTTATTCCAGAAGACCATTTTGGTGAAGTTGATATTGCTGAACTCAGGGAAGACATTCTGAGGCGTCACTCTCTCTCCAAACGCAAACCCCCAACTTAA